Genomic window (Drosophila ananassae strain 14024-0371.13 chromosome 3L, ASM1763931v2, whole genome shotgun sequence):
CGCAGGACACCGGCGCCACCTGTCCGGCATGGCCACTCGTCGACGTCCGAGCTGCAATTAAAGTATTTCTAGTCTTCAGCTACATCATCTTATAGGTACAATTGGTGTGACaacggatacggatacgggTATGGGTATGATGGGTATGGGTATGGCAGCGGATAGGGTGGATACCGCTGTAAGGGATAGACAACGTGATCTTGTGGCTCCCTATGGGGCACATAGTACAGTGGTTGATGATGGTGGTGTTGGCGTGGTTGTGGTGcggatacagatacaggtTCGGGTGATTCTTGGTGTTCTGGCGGAGGAGCACTGAAAAAACACAAGCCAAAGCTAAAGTTGAGAGTTCTGAGATGTCGCAGGTTGATTAGAAACCTTCCGAGTCCAGCTGTTGTTATTCCAATCccccatcgccatcgccatagCCATCGCCCTCCAATAATGCTAATGATGTTAGTACACAAATGAGCAGAAGAACGGAAAAGCCCCTTTGTCATACCAAATACCTACCCACTCGATCAACCCCACAGAGAAAGTGACGAAGTTGGTTTAGGTTTATGAATGAGTTTTGGAAGGATACAAGTAGTTTGTATACGCTAATGTTTAGCTTGGATTTCGTTcggttaatttttgttgattttattacacacaaaaacaaaaaacgcaCAGCGAGTGGTGGTGTTGGGCATGTGAATCGAATGAGTCAGTGAACTGAGACGGTTAATTTGGGGGGAAATGTGGTAGTGTAAGCCAAACAAAAGTGGTTGTGAGTGATTGAGATTGTGTCTGTGTTTAGGTGGATGGAATGGAGCGGGAAACACTGGGTAAATTGGGAAAACAGTTCATTAGTTACTGCGCCAGGAGTTACAAAAACTACACATATATTATTCGAGAAGATTCGAGTTGTCTGTTGTTGTGGAGGAAGCGATATTTACTTGATACCAATAACCCCGCAGGCTGAAACGAAATAATAAGATTAATGTTATTTTCCGTTGAAGCATTATTAGTCCACATCCTTACCAATTCGTCCGCCTGCGTTGCCAGTCTTCTTGGAATCCGTATGGTTGCCCAGACCCAGATCATCTTCATCTTCGTGGACGACAACGCCGCGACCAATGATGGTACGAACGCCAGTAAGGGTAATCACGGTATCCGTGTAGGTAATGTCGATTTTGCCAGTGGAGTTCACATCCAGATTACCCAGATCACCGACATGTCGGACATTATCGCTAGGTGCTCCATGATCCACCTGACCAAGGATAAAAAATACTTAATAAGGTCTTATGGGGGAGAGGGAATAGAACACCAACCTTATCGGGATTGTAGTGACCACCCATGCTGGTGCAGCCGTTGCTCAGATCTCCCTTCTCGTGAATGTGGAAGCCGTGCTTGCCCTCCTTGAGGCCCTCCAGTTGGATGCGGACATGGACATTCTGGCCACAATCGTTTTGGGTGAAAGTAACATTGCCCTTGACCTCCGGTCCGCTCACATAGGCGATGGCCTGTATCGGCAGGTTGCGCTATAAATTAGGTAATAAATTAATAGTGAGCGGAATAATCAATGATTAAAATAACTTACCGTCTGGGCGGCAGAGCAAATTGTGGCACACAGAGCCAGGGTAGCCAAAA
Coding sequences:
- the LOC6495246 gene encoding extracellular superoxide dismutase [Cu-Zn] isoform X1; protein product: MLRLLATLALCATICSAAQTRNLPIQAIAYVSGPEVKGNVTFTQNDCGQNVHVRIQLEGLKEGKHGFHIHEKGDLSNGCTSMGGHYNPDKVDHGAPSDNVRHVGDLGNLDVNSTGKIDITYTDTVITLTGVRTIIGRGVVVHEDEDDLGLGNHTDSKKTGNAGGRIACGVIGINAPPPEHQESPEPVSVSAPQPRQHHHHQPLYYVPHREPQDHVVYPLQRYPPYPLPYPYPSYPYPYPYPLSHQLYL
- the LOC6495246 gene encoding extracellular superoxide dismutase [Cu-Zn] isoform X2; translated protein: MLRLLATLALCATICSAAQTRNLPIQAIAYVSGPEVKGNVTFTQNDCGQNVHVRIQLEGLKEGKHGFHIHEKGDLSNGCTSMGGHYNPDKVDHGAPSDNVRHVGDLGNLDVNSTGKIDITYTDTVITLTGVRTIIGRGVVVHEDEDDLGLGNHTDSKKTGNAGGRIACGVIGINSDVDEWPCRTGGAGVLRNSLSILTVVVALFLASSIN